One segment of Macrotis lagotis isolate mMagLag1 chromosome 1, bilby.v1.9.chrom.fasta, whole genome shotgun sequence DNA contains the following:
- the KCNF1 gene encoding voltage-gated potassium channel regulatory subunit KCNF1 yields the protein MNVAGDSSLLELDSNGSENTEDIEIVVNVGGVRQVLYGDLLSQYPETRLAELINCLAGGYDTIFSLCDDYDPGKREFYFDRDPDAFKCVIEVYYFGEVHMKKGICPICFKNEMEFWKVDLKFLDDCCKSHLSEKREELEEIARRVQLILDDLGVDASENRWKRCQKCIWKFMEKPESSCPARIVAILSFLLILISSVVMCMGTIPELQILDDEGNHVEHPTLDNIETACIGWFTLEYVLRLISSPNKLHFALSFMNIIDVLAILPFYVSLTLTHFGARMMELTNVQQAVQALRIMRIARIFKLARHSSGLQTLTYALKRSFKELGLLLMYLAVGIFVFSALGYTMEQSHPETLFKSIPQSFWWAIITMTTVGYGDIYPKTTLGKLNAAISFLCGVIAIALPIHPIINNFVRYYNKQRVLETAAKHELELMELNSSEGRAGGSRSDLDNLQPQQEGKEVPLWSSRLKVSHSDTFIPLLSDEKHYRTRLQSCK from the coding sequence ATGAATGTGGCAGGGGATTCCAGCCTGTTGGAGCTGGACAGTAACGGGTCAGAAAATACTGAAGACATAGAGATTGTGGTCAATGTCGGAGGAGTGAGGCAGGTCCTATATGGAGACCTGCTGAGCCAGTATCCAGAAACCCGGCTGGCTGAATTAATCAACTGTTTGGCCGGGGGTTATGATACAATTTTCTCTCTGTGTGATGATTATGACCCAGGGAAGAGAGAATTTTACTTTGACCGGGACCCTGATGCCTTCAAATGTGTTATTGAGGTCTATTACTTTGGGGAGGTTCATATGAAAAAGGGGATCTGCCCCATTTGCTTCAAGAATGAAATGGAGTTTTGGAAAGTGGACCTCAAGTTCCTGGATGACTGTTGTAAGAGTCACCTGAGTGAGAAACGGGAAGAGCTGGAGGAAATTGCTCGCAGGGTCCAGTTGATCCTGGATGATTTGGGAGTGGATGCCTCAGAAAATCGCTGGAAAAGATGccaaaaatgtatttggaaattcATGGAGAAGCCAGAGTCCTCCTGCCCAGCCCGGATCGTGGCCATCCTGTCCTTTCTCTTGATATTGATCTCATCAGTGGTCATGTGCATGGGGACCATCCCAGAGCTTCAGATTTTAGACGATGAGGGGAACCATGTGGAACACCCCACTCTGGACAACATTGAGACTGCCTGCATTGGCTGGTTCACGCTCGAGTATGTCCTTCGTCTCATCTCGTCTCCCAACAAGCTCCATTTTGCTTTGTCCTTCATGAATATCATCGATGTCTTGGCCATCCTACCCTTCTATGTCAGCCTGACTCTGACCCACTTTGGGGCTCGAATGATGGAGCTGACCAATGTGCAACAGGCAGTCCAAGCCTTGCGTATCATGAGGATAGCAAGGATCTTCAAATTGGCACGCCACTCTTCCGGGCTGCAGACCTTGACTTATGCTCTGAAACGGAGCTTCAAGGAGCTTGGGCTGCTCCTGATGTACCTGGCCGTTGGGATCTTTGTCTTTTCTGCCCTTGGCTATACTATGGAGCAAAGCCACCCAGAGACACTCTTCAAAAGCATCCCCCAATCCTTCTGGTGGGCCATCATCACCATGACGACGGTGGGATATGGGGACATTTACCCCAAGACTACTCTAGGCAAGCTGAATGCTGCCATCAGCTTCCTCTGTGGGGTCATTGCCATTGCCCTTCCCATTCACCCCATCATCAACAATTTTGTCAGGTATTACAATAAGCAGAGGGTACTAGAGACAGCAGCCAAACATGAACTAGAATTGATGGAACTCAACTCCAGTGAAGGGAGAGCCGGGGGCTCTCGGAGTGACCTGGACAATCTTCAGCCACAGCAGGAAGGAAAGGAGGTCCCTCTGTGGAGCAGCAGACTGAAGGTTTCCCATAGTGACACCTTCATCCCCCTCCTGTCAGATGAGAAACATTATAGGACCCGGCTTCAGAGCTGCAAGTGA